The Corvus cornix cornix isolate S_Up_H32 chromosome 6, ASM73873v5, whole genome shotgun sequence genome includes the window GAAGTGACGTGAGGTCAGTGGTGCTGGTGCCCACTGATGCAGGTGGTGGGAGGAGCACGGGGTAGCCAGGAACTGAGCTCTCCCCATtatgggcagcagcaggactaGAGAGGGACCCACACTGGGCAGCCCCCAGAAAGCAGCTGCCATGGAAAATCCTTGCAGATAATCACTGTTCTGGAGGGATTTTGCACATCCATTCCACCCCCCCCCGCCATGGGAAGGGGCATCGAGGCTCAGAAGCTGCATGACAAATCAGCGGGTGGTGGGGTCTGGCCTTGGGGCCAGCCCCATGGCGCATCTTAACATTCCTGGCATTTGTACCATGTAATCGTGGAGAATAGACCAGCAATCCGCCTATTTGTTCGGAGAGATAGAAGGAATGTGCCCCACACGGCACCCTCCCACCTCTCTTGCTCCCCCTCAGGCTGCAGGATGGCTTGTCCCCCTGCCCTCAAAAAGGCAGTGCTGGCTGAGCCCCAGGACCCCCATCTCACCTCCCCACCACACAGGTAGCTCTGTATCAGGTCAGAGCTCCTCTCCTGGCAGTCCCTGCTCCGTGTCCCCAGCAGTTCCCTGCCTTGCCCATACCCTTGCACCCTACCTTGCCAATCAGCTTCCCCTTCTTGTTCATGCAGATGTAGAAACCTGTGGCTGCCCCCTTGATACGCACGCGGCTTCCAAAGGTGTCTGTCTCCACGATGAGCTTGGCTGGGGAGAGCAACggagggcagagagggagggaggtcAGAGGGGCTGTGGGATAGAGCCAGCCCAGGTATGGAGACCCCAGCAATGAACCCTggtgctgagcactgcaggCACATGAGCTCATGCAACTGAGCCAGAGAGAGCCCTAAAATCAGCACATGAGGTTAAGATACAGCTTTGTCCCTCCCTTAATCTGCCCCTATGTCCCTGCATGACCTTGGACATGATCCTTTGCCACCgtgagctgtgctgggtggggAGTAGCTCTGTTTTACCCCACTCCACGGGGCTCAGTGGTTCAGGTGCCACAGAGGTGTCCCAGATGGAGTCAGGGCAGCGAGCAGGGCTTGTGCTGGAGGTCTGGGTGTGTCTGTGGGCAAGAACCAGGCAGGCACCTTCTGGAAGCGCACAGCATGCTgccagctgtccccagcccaggggaCACTGCTCCATGTCCCTCTGCcaggccagggctgcaggaggagtaGTGACTTTGCAGCTGGCAGGGGAGGCGTGAAGGGTAACAGCCACCCTTTTAATGCCTTTCACCTTTGCACAAGTCGAGAGGGCGTATTGATTTGGTCTCAGTTTTTTAATGGAGGCATCGATCGACTTCTGAAGGAGCTATGCAAATCACTGGGTCGATGGGCCACCTATAAATAGAACTGtcaccttccctccctgccttcacCCTGGGAACCCAAGCCCCAAAGCCCATCcatccccagggaagggggaggatgGGGACAGGACATCCTTCTTCccagtcctgcagctgctgtccccagagcaAGCCTCGATGGGGATGGTGGCTACCTGTTTGCACCTCAAAAGGTCTGTGCTATGCCAAGCACCGAAGAATTCCCCACGGTGCTGAAAAGccagctgtgactgccccatcAGCTCTTGTCCAGCATCAGCCCATAGTACCACAAGTGCTATCAGAAAAGGCAATTAGAGTACAGGCCACAAAGATTCCAAGCTGACACTCTTAATATGGGTTTAAGTCTGTTGATGCCCGATTTATCCCCTCTGATCTCTGCACAAGGGCCGCTCAGTTCATCAGGACTGTGGTTCACTGCAGCTTGCACATCTCTAGCCCAGCATGCTCAGCCTCCAGCAAGCCCCAGTGAGGGCAGTGCTGTGGCTCTGGAGTGGGAGGCTTGGCAGGAGGATGCTTTGAATGGCAGAAGGAGGCTGCGGGTACATACACACAAGCTAAAACGAGCCTAAATCACACTCTGGGTGAGGGGCAAATGTCCCCTCTGTCTCTGCAATGCCTCAATCCTGTTCCCTGTTATGATGGATGCTGCTCAGGTCAATGGCACCAAGGGTGGGGACAGcaagcaggcagtgctggcagccacTGAGTTGACCAATGGAAAGATCATCCCCAAATTTGCTGGGGCTGACTGATTTGGTGCTGTCAGGCAGGCCAAGCTTGATGTGCATGCAGGCACCCCCTCCCGTCAGCATCACCCTGCAGCATCTCTTGTCCCCAAGCTACCGTGCACTCACATCCCCCTACTCCTAGGCAGGCACAGATTGAACTCAGAGACAGGAAATTTGGGAAGAGCCGACTCCAGGCTGTGCTGATCAATGCCCAGAGCCTGACAAGCACCTAGCATCCCCAAAATCACCCACGGGAGCGATGGCACTCTGCAAACAAAGCACTGAGACAGTGACCCCCTATTTATCTATATTGGGGAAAGGGGGAATTGATCTTGGAGGCAGTAAAAGGTTTGAGGAgaattgatttttctctctgagcGATAGaaagagctgggagggagggagggatgaagagggagagagggagggagtgGGAGGCCTTGGCCTCAGTGAGCACAAAACCCTGCTTTAAAGATGCACATTGCTTCTCTTTTggacttttcccttttttttttttctttttccccaaagggCAGCTGTGATTTACAGCCACCAGACGGGTTTGCTGCCCTGCACGAGCCCAGCCCATGTGTCGCTCCGGCCCCCTCATCCACAGAGGATAAAGACAACCTGGCCCCAGGGACTTGCACCCCTAGACCCTTGTAGGCAACTCGTGAACCTTGCAaactccagccccagccagcagaAAACCCTGGGCATAGATAAAAACCAGCAAGTgggcagagagctgtgctggtgtcccCAGCCACTCGTGGGGCTGAGTTCaagctgcagctggcagtggTTTTCTTGGTGgcaggcacagcctgggagggacaagctgggctgcagcttcccTTAGAATTAAGGCCGCCCACCTTCccttagaattaaaaaaagtcaaTCAAATATTGACAATTAAGATAAATAACTGAAAACGCCAGACTTGATGTTAAGTCGGCTGTAAAAATGTCAGCGTGGGGAAAGGGGtcatctgcaaaaataaatcaaccCCTTTTACACACCCACCCCcaaaaatgagacagaaaaaaaaaaaaaaggcagaaggaacggcttggggagggggggatcCTTGCTGCAAAAGTGGATTTCTAGATAACATTTGGGGggagtcctttttttttttttttcctccctcttttgGGGAGGGGGCGAGGCTTAACATTTTCAACTCCATTCTTTCATTTAAGTGACAGATTTATCCCAGTAAAATTATGTTTCATGCTCAAACTTTGAAGGGAAAGTGGCTACgtaaatgctgaaaaaatgcAGCGAGACACACTTGATCCCCCAACTGGACTGCGAAGAGGAGAAAGTATTcaggaaatgttaaaaaaggTGAAAGTAAGAAGCGTTTTAATAGTTCTTCCAGACATGGGGGCCTCCCTAGAGATTCATACAGAACAATCCTGAACCTCTATTTTAACATTTACAGACTTGCAACTCTTTTAAAACTTTACATCTGAAAAACTGCTTGTTCTCTTTCTGGTTTAGATCAgtcttcattttcctccttAGCTCTTCAAATGCTTAACCTttctttattacattttaatagaGTTTTTCAAGCCACCACCAGTCCCCTCCTTCTGGCCTTATTTAAACCTGGTTGTTATTTAAATATGCACtaactgttttttaaaatccaggCGTTAGAGGTCTAAAACAagatgggattttctttttttgcttgggAAATTAGCTACTGCCCTTTGAAGCTAGATCTGCTCCAGTATGGGAATAATTCATTTGCAAGATTAATTCTGGATGTATGGAATATCACATGGAACCTGCACTGTGCTTACACTGATAATGTCCAGGGTGAAATTTTCAGCCAAactaaaatgaagaaaaagcccccaaaacccagaaaggtaaagaaaaaaattgctcctACTAATCTACCCAAGCAAGGTAGGGAAATTGCAGCTAATACCAAAGAACAAGAGTTGCAATCCCTGTGCACAACACACAGGAACGCAGGTGCTTCCCTGCCCCGGGTGCAGGATCAGGCCTCCCGCAGCCGGCCCCGTGGCGCTGCCAGGGCTCGCTGGCCCCACTGACCCCTGCGCCACGTTTGACCATCCCAGCGTGGCAGTAGCTCACACCACCAAAGTATTTGGGCTTCAAGAGTCCCCAGCGGAGAGACCGGTCCCCCTGCCCTAGAGAAGGTGGGGGTTTTGGGGAGAGGGTGCCAGGACGATgcagaggggctgtggcagagcaCAGGCTCTCACGCTTGCAGAGTCCCTGCTTTGTCTCTAGAGACACCGCAGCATCTTCACCTGCAGCTGACTGCCTCGCTGACCCTCTGCTCGGGATTTgtgaggagaagaaagggatGGGACTATATCAGGAAAATGCCACTTTAGACAGTCCTAGTTCAGGGAAGGCTTCCAAAGCAGTCATtccccctttctcctccctgcctcttctttttcaaatttactttctgtttctgtttcagaaggAAGTCTCAGGGATTCCCATCCCTCTAAAGAGCTGGGATGAAATGACTGCTGATGCTCAGGATGCCACAGCCCCGAGCCCTCTGAGTCAGGTGCAAACCaagaattaaaaggaaagaagcagagcCTATCCTTCAAGAACTGGTCCCCTCCCTTGGCACAGGGAACCCGCCCTCACCTTGAATCACACAGCTGCTGATTACTGACCCCTATGTTCTCCTTTTACAAGCCCCCACAAGCTGAACGATTTTAACGATTTCTGGCTAACAAACAGGACGGAAATCATCAATCGCCACTATGGGCTGCAAACACCTCCCCAGGTCCCCCCCTCGCCTGCCCACATCGTGTGTCCTTACCGTGCACATCCCCATCCTCTGCCATCGCATTGATTTTCTTGTTGTCCAAGATCTGCACATGTTTCCCGCTGGTCCGGCTGTACAGCTGGTAGGTACGGACAAGCCGCCGGCTGAGCTGATCTGtcaccaggctctgctccctcacATGCTGTGTAAAATTAGGTGGGGACTGAACAGTTACctttaggaaattaaaaaatatacaacACACCATTATAATCTCTACTCCTCAGCGGGGCAAATGGGCTTTACGGGGAGGCCAGGAGCCAGGACCGCGGCGGTGCCTCCTGTGCCACCAAAATCTTTCCAGGAGAAGGAGCACTAAGCTCTGGGACACAGTGATCAGAGCCCTATACAGAGCTCTAGACATGCCcgaagcagaggggcaggtgGCTCGGGACTACAACAGTGCTTGGTGAGCCCAGAAGCCCCTCCAGGGCTCAGGGGGTCCTAACTGGCGCTGGGGTACCTTGAGATGGGCGTCAAGGCTGGGAGGTGGAAGGGGTCGAGGCGAGACATGCAGGATGGCACTGTGTTGCCCTCTCAAGGGGCTGATGCTTTCATCCCACACCTCTTTCACCTCTGCAGGAACATACTACTACTCCAGCTGCCCCAGGCACATATCCCAGCAGTTTCAACAGCTGCCTGTCCTCTGGGTCTCAGGCTCTTTATTTGCTCCCAAATATCCCACTCAATAAGCTCTTCCAACACAAAGTCCACAGAGAAGGTAGAGCTGTGAGGTATAAGAATTACAAGAAAACCATACCCCAGCCCAGGTATTTAGTGGTATAACAACCTGAGGATACCAACATGCTACCCATGCAATCACAGTCCTCATCCCCAGTCAGTGCCAGCACGGGGTCTTCCCCAGCCCACCAACCCGTTagtcccagagctgcagctgagcccaTCCTCTCCAGACCCgacactgctgctcctgggctttAAATGATTTTCATGAGCAGCCAAACCTGCTCCCCCCTCAGCCCCGGCTCACAAGCTGGCACAGAAGTCTTTTTCCCCCCTCGTCTCAAATCCCTCTTTTAAGTCTGGAAAGTTTCGCTGCTCCCTGACATTTATAAAGATGTATTCTGAGCAAATGTTAGGAGATCGCTCCTTTCAACATCAGAAGGCTGGGACTACCCCCCACCACCCCCACGTCAAATGGGAAGATTTCCTCCTGTCttaaacaacaacagaaaaccacaataaaagcaaaagccGCTGCTCTCTCAAAGCCAGCTTTATAGAGATATCTCCCCTTGACAATGtcatctctctccctctgcttctgcctgtgcatgtgtgtttcCTATAGACGGGTTTTGGATAATACAGCAGGATTCTCTCCCCAGCTCTGATGAGGGTACCATGTGGAGGAGAGGTCATTAGCCATGCTGCTATTTGGTCTCCATCTCATACTCCAAAATATTACAGCTATGTTTTTATACAACTGCACACTCCCAGTGCTCCATTCCCTTCACTATTCAGCtggaaattccattttttccccccaagctTCCaggaaaataacaataataaaaaaagtagCTTAAAGGgcattttaaacaaagcttCTGCACCTGTGATCTCAGGGGGAAGGGGGGGCTTCACCCCGGTTTGGAGGCGCACCGCTCCCAGCGACGCGTGCCTGCTGGTATGCGGGTGTTGCACAAGCTCTGCCCGGGACGTTTAATCTATTCGTGTCACTTCTGCCTCTGCCGATACAAACCAGCTATGCTAAAGTCTGACACTTTTAAGCTGAATCAAAACCTGCGCTTTTTACTAAGGCTTTTGCagggtttcttttcctctttttaattctgctttacTTTTTTGGATGAAGCCAtataggagggaaaaaaaacgGAGGAGAAGGATGGGGGTATCCACAGTGTAATTAGAGGTCGGGGGACGGGAATTAAAGCTGCTTTAAGATAACCCTGCGTATTTCCTTGAAATCCCGGTACTCCCTGCCTCGCAGCCGGAGTCCCCCGCACCGTATTTTGCGTCCCGGGAAAGGTGGGTTCCCCCTTGGCTCCGGCTTTTTACGACCCGGCAACTTTTGTCTCCTGGGTTTTAAACGGCTCCTCTTCCCTGTCTCCCTCCCTGCCGAGCCgctcggcggcggcggggcaCCCCCCATCCCCGCGGGGCGAACAAAGCCGGGCAGCCCAGCGGGCTCTTACCTGGGCTTGCAGGCAGAGGACGAACAAGTGCATTAACCTGGGAGGGGGAAAAGCGGGAGAGAGGTGTGAGCCGGGGGGGctgcgggcgcggggcgggagagctggggctgccggTACTCACACGTAGCTGAAGAGCGAAGAGCAGGGGTCCATCGCGGCGCCGATGCGGAGCCGGGGGCCcggggcccggcggcggcggggagcgccCGGGGGGCGCGGCGCTGCCTCAGCTCCTCGGTTCCTCTCGCCCTGCCGGCACGTCCTCGCCCCAAAGAAAGGAGGGCACAAGCGGCTACAGAGGGGAAAGGCCCCGGGGACCCGACCGCCCGCCCAGCCCCCGGGGCGCTCGGCCGGCGGCCCCTGCCGCGGGgagccccccgccccgctccgcggCCCCGCTGCCTCCCCGGGAGGCGAAGCCGACCCGCAGCCCCGAcggcgggggcgggcgcggcccGGGGCGGCAGCCGCAGCGGGGGAAGCCCGGCCGGACGCCCGCTACCCTCCCGGCCCCGGCGGTACCTGCCGAAGCGGAGCGAGCGGCGGGCCAGGTGTCGCCGGGGCTCGGGGCTGCCACTAAGGGCCGGGCTCCGCGGCCAGTCGCCGGCGGGACTCCCTCCCCaccccgtgcctcagtttccccatcgGTAAAACGGGGTTTAAGGGCTCGGAGGGTGGGTCGTGGATGCGGTTCCCCCCGCTGGGGGTTCGCCGCTCCGCGGGCGCGTTGTGGATTGGGAGCGGGCGGGCGAGCCCTCCCGGGACGTGCCAGACATTAAAAGGATTACCGGAGGAGGGGGATGGAGGGGGCCGGAGTTTCGAGAAGGAGTGAGGCTGAGCAAATACCTCCGCCGGGGTAGGGAGCGGGACACCCCCGCTTTCTCCGCGAGCATCCCCGCCGGGCGCTTACCTTGCGGAGCGGGCGGGCGCCCTCAGGGCCGGCGCTGCGGGGCCAtggggccgggcggcggcggcggcgggacgGGGCTCAGCCCCGCAGCCCGGGCAGGGCCGCCGAGGGCTGCATTGTTCCGGCGAGCCCCGGCCCTCCCGGCCCCGCCACCTGTTGCGCACcggggcgggggctgcggcggggcTGCAGCGGGCGGCCCCCGGGGCCGGTACCTGGCCGGGGCCGGCGCCGCCTGCTCGGCGCTGAGTGACAGCTGCTAATTTGCCGGCCGTGCCCCGCTGCCGGTCCCCGCGCTCCCCGCGCCCTCCTTTATCTTATCAGAGCCCATAATTACAATTGCTATTTTGCTTCCTCGAATCAGCAATCAGCGCTATCTGCCGCCGCTGGAGAGGCAGCTCCTGTCAGCCGCCCCTGCGTGACAGCGCGGCGGCTGCCCCGCCGCACCAGCACACACACCCACAGAGACACACGCGTGCACGGCCCGCCCGCACACACACACGGCCCCGCACACGCACATACATGCACGCTAccctcacacacacaggctCCACGCAGTCCCTTTCACGCACGCACAGCTGGCACATGCGTGCAGCCTTTCCCATGAGGTCCCCTCCGTCTCACTTGCACCCCTGGCACACTGTGCACCCCCCAGCACAGTTATTCACCCTTCGCTTTGCTTACCCCTACCCGCAAAATACACCCCTCTGcctcacacacagacacacagctgcagccacGGGACAGTTCTCTCTCTCGTGTGCACGCTGACACGCAGCTTGCGCACCTTTCCCCTTGCTCAGGCACCCAGCAACCCTAGACACAAGAGCACCAACACCTCTCCCCACCATACAATGCGTCACCCCAAAACTCTGCCTACTGTCACCTCTGGGGATGGATCTCCCAGGGTTCTCACCTGATCTTGCCCAGCATCCTCACTGCTGAGGGGTGCTGCAAGCAGGTGCGGGAGCCTGGGCACTGCCCCACCACTGGGCTGACCCCACAGGGCCCAAGGAGAAAACAGTCCCTGTATCAGTATTAACAAACCCAGTACAGCACAGAATGAGCAACTGCCTTGTGCTGGCCAAAATTCCCCCAAAATTCAGGTCcttgttcagtttctttccctctttttggTGCAAAAGATTTTAAGGATGTTTCTGAGGGGGCATCCTATGTGTAGAAAGAAGTCTTGGGCCAAGCCTGCATTTAACTGGAAACATTTAGGAGGACCACAGgaacaggcaggacaggcactGAAGGTGCTCggcagaagcaggagctggtttCCAAGGGCAGGACACATTCACATACTCAGCTCATCACTACAGCACATGGTCAGGGGAAAAATCCTCCAGGATGAGCTGTGTGAACAGCTGATGTACCACAGCACGGATGAGGTGGATCCTCATATTCCCCTCTCTGCACTGCCTAAGGAAAACCAGGCAAAACCAAAGCAGGAAGCACTAGACACTCCTGATGTTCTAAATTCAGACAATCCCCActtttttatacagaaaaaattcaAGGAATTTAGTCTATTTCCCAGATGCTGCTCTCCTTCACCAGTGGCCGTCTCCACTTTACCCCTGGTGGGCACAGGATCAGGTACACATTATCCTGCACACTACAGTCTACTCAATAGCACCGTGTCCA containing:
- the FGF8 gene encoding fibroblast growth factor 8, which codes for MDPCSSLFSYVLMHLFVLCLQAQVTVQSPPNFTQHVREQSLVTDQLSRRLVRTYQLYSRTSGKHVQILDNKKINAMAEDGDVHAKLIVETDTFGSRVRIKGAATGFYICMNKKGKLIGKSNGKGKDCVFTEIVLENNYTALQNAKYEGWYMAFTRKGRPRKGSKTRQHQREVHFMKRLPKGHQTTEPHRRFEFLNYPFNRRSKRTRNSSSRAGP